One segment of Stomatobaculum sp. F0698 DNA contains the following:
- the pcp gene encoding pyroglutamyl-peptidase I — protein MKLLLTGFTPFAGETINPALEAVKHVKPEIAGMEIVKLEVPTVFGESVRLVAEAIEREQPDFVLSIGQAGGRAAVTPERVAINVDDARIPDNAGQQPIDVPIFADGENAYFATLPVKAMAEAIREAGLPSALSNTAGTYVCNHLMYGVLYHLNRHHKAAKAGFIHVPYIPEQTADKPGVPSMPLEDIVRALEAAITAIPAHETDVKTAYGREC, from the coding sequence ATGAAGTTGTTGCTGACCGGCTTTACGCCGTTTGCCGGCGAGACGATTAACCCGGCGCTGGAGGCGGTGAAGCACGTGAAACCGGAGATTGCCGGCATGGAGATTGTAAAGCTGGAAGTCCCGACGGTATTCGGGGAGTCCGTACGGCTGGTTGCGGAGGCCATAGAGCGAGAGCAACCCGACTTTGTGCTCTCAATCGGGCAGGCGGGCGGCAGAGCTGCGGTCACGCCGGAGCGTGTGGCCATCAACGTGGACGATGCGCGAATCCCGGACAATGCGGGACAGCAGCCAATCGATGTCCCGATTTTCGCGGACGGCGAAAACGCCTATTTTGCGACCCTGCCGGTGAAAGCGATGGCAGAGGCCATACGGGAAGCCGGCTTACCCTCGGCCCTCTCGAACACCGCGGGAACCTATGTCTGCAATCATCTGATGTACGGCGTCTTGTATCATCTGAATCGACATCATAAGGCCGCCAAGGCCGGATTCATTCATGTGCCCTATATCCCGGAGCAGACAGCGGATAAACCCGGCGTTCCGTCTATGCCGCTTGAAGACATTGTGAGAGCCTTGGAGGCAGCGATTACCGCGATTCCGGCACATGAGACGGATGTAAAAACAGCTTACGGAAGAGAGTGTTGA
- a CDS encoding AzlC family ABC transporter permease — translation MKQKSLKAAFPYTLPIFAGFWFLALAYGILMNVNGFSFVYPMFMSMLIYGGSLEFIAVSMLMSAFAPLTAFTVTLLVQARHLFYGITMLDRFKGMGWKKPYLIFGMCDETFSINYTADIPADVDRGWFMFFVTLLNQIYWVSGATIGGIIGSLLKFNTEGLDFVMTAMFVTIFMNQWMKERKKYTGLIGIGGSLLCLLLFGADAFMLPAMLVILLLLTAFRKPIEIAYAEGEVSE, via the coding sequence ATGAAACAAAAATCCCTGAAAGCTGCCTTTCCCTATACGCTTCCCATCTTCGCCGGTTTCTGGTTCCTGGCGCTTGCCTACGGCATCCTGATGAATGTGAACGGCTTTTCCTTTGTTTACCCCATGTTCATGAGTATGCTTATCTACGGCGGCTCCCTGGAATTCATTGCTGTCTCCATGCTGATGTCTGCCTTTGCGCCGCTCACAGCGTTTACAGTGACTCTTCTGGTTCAGGCGAGGCACCTCTTTTACGGCATTACCATGTTGGACCGCTTCAAAGGTATGGGGTGGAAAAAGCCCTATCTCATCTTCGGCATGTGCGATGAAACTTTTTCGATTAACTATACGGCAGATATACCCGCCGATGTGGACCGCGGCTGGTTTATGTTCTTTGTGACCCTGCTGAATCAAATCTACTGGGTTTCCGGCGCAACCATCGGCGGCATAATCGGCTCTCTCCTCAAGTTTAACACCGAAGGCCTCGACTTTGTCATGACCGCGATGTTTGTGACCATCTTTATGAACCAGTGGATGAAGGAGAGGAAAAAATACACGGGCCTCATCGGAATCGGCGGAAGTTTACTCTGCCTACTCCTCTTCGGCGCGGATGCTTTCATGCTCCCCGCCATGCTAGTGATTTTACTCCTCTTAACGGCATTCCGAAAACCGATTGAGATAGCCTACGCGGAAGGAGAAGTGTCCGAATGA
- a CDS encoding transglutaminase-like domain-containing protein, producing MGKSIFESMYLPLPSPVQQMKERGNLEEAEAYLQHLLETGECLPEERRRFRAELEILRRLPAEYPYTRAEALELVRRYVPNFSEADFDSLLMKGKIFWRYLDGEAHFFGRFFDSLCKTDSFFAEAAEKRGHRIPGSDRRLLEESAEKMRAQGELSVRITVRAELELEEAFFREGALVRAYLPLPRVTEEQGDIALEEMSAGGQLGAESAAQRVVFWEERLGENHPFIVSYRFLHTERYRDVYGLAERMQAEGRAEKQSENETTKYGAEKRTESGYDSALFPPSAYLRSLAAALTEGVTEPLVKAKCFYDFITKQVRYSFMPSYFCLDRMAERCAMDRVGDCGIQALLFLSLCEAVGIPARWESGLKTEPKFIGAHDWVRFYTPSFGWRAADLSYGGSAWKRGDELLHRFYFGNVDPWRMAANARILGETGFPEPEFRADPYDNQVGEMALDGRGLHYEEFRRRKEVLRAEEVPQVIRP from the coding sequence ATGGGAAAGAGCATTTTTGAAAGCATGTACCTGCCGCTTCCGTCTCCTGTGCAGCAGATGAAGGAGCGCGGGAATTTAGAAGAGGCAGAGGCGTATTTGCAGCATTTGCTTGAGACGGGAGAGTGTCTTCCGGAGGAGCGGCGACGCTTCCGCGCGGAGCTGGAAATATTGCGCCGTTTGCCCGCGGAGTATCCCTATACAAGGGCGGAAGCGCTGGAACTTGTGCGGCGCTATGTTCCGAATTTTTCGGAGGCGGACTTTGATTCCCTTCTCATGAAAGGCAAAATTTTTTGGCGTTATCTGGACGGGGAAGCCCACTTTTTCGGGCGTTTTTTTGACTCACTCTGTAAGACCGATTCCTTCTTTGCGGAAGCGGCGGAGAAACGGGGACACCGCATTCCCGGCAGTGACCGCAGGCTGCTTGAAGAGAGTGCGGAAAAGATGCGGGCGCAAGGGGAACTCTCTGTGCGCATCACAGTGCGCGCGGAGCTCGAGCTGGAGGAGGCATTTTTCCGGGAAGGGGCTCTTGTTCGAGCTTATCTTCCTCTGCCGCGTGTTACGGAAGAGCAGGGTGACATTGCGCTCGAAGAGATGAGTGCCGGCGGGCAGCTCGGCGCGGAAAGCGCGGCGCAGCGCGTGGTCTTTTGGGAGGAAAGACTCGGGGAAAACCATCCCTTTATTGTAAGCTATCGTTTTCTGCATACCGAGCGCTACCGCGATGTCTACGGACTTGCGGAGAGAATGCAAGCCGAGGGCAGAGCAGAGAAGCAGTCGGAAAATGAGACAACAAAGTACGGTGCAGAAAAGCGAACCGAGAGCGGATATGACAGTGCCTTGTTTCCGCCGAGCGCATATCTGAGGAGCCTTGCTGCGGCGCTCACCGAGGGCGTGACAGAGCCCCTCGTTAAGGCAAAGTGCTTCTATGACTTCATCACAAAGCAGGTGCGCTACAGCTTCATGCCCTCTTATTTTTGTCTGGACAGGATGGCGGAGCGCTGCGCGATGGACCGCGTCGGCGACTGCGGCATTCAGGCTCTATTATTCCTATCGCTCTGCGAGGCGGTCGGAATCCCGGCGCGCTGGGAGAGCGGCTTAAAGACAGAGCCTAAGTTTATCGGCGCCCACGATTGGGTACGATTCTACACTCCCTCGTTCGGTTGGCGGGCCGCGGATTTATCCTACGGGGGTTCCGCTTGGAAGCGCGGAGACGAGCTCTTGCATCGCTTCTACTTCGGCAATGTAGACCCATGGCGCATGGCGGCAAATGCGCGTATACTTGGGGAGACGGGCTTCCCGGAGCCGGAATTTCGCGCAGACCCCTATGACAATCAGGTCGGGGAGATGGCGCTTGACGGGCGCGGCCTTCACTACGAGGAATTCCGCCGCCGAAAAGAAGTGCTGCGGGCAGAAGAAGTACCGCAGGTGATACGTCCGTAA
- a CDS encoding helix-turn-helix domain-containing protein: MEAGEIIAYNLKRLRNERNLTLGQLSNLAGVSKVVLSQIEKGEANPTINTIWKIAGALQLPYSALLETQEKATVQIRKKEISALSEDKYHIFHYYAKTADRNFELYQMEAEPGCEHTSVGHSTNSFEYLIVLKGELILETGGEEYFLKKDDAICFDGSVAHSYKNVGKKDAKAVLLIHYR; this comes from the coding sequence ATGGAAGCCGGAGAAATCATCGCATACAATCTGAAGCGTTTGAGAAACGAAAGAAATCTGACACTGGGTCAGCTGTCTAATCTGGCAGGCGTCAGCAAGGTAGTGCTCTCGCAGATCGAAAAGGGGGAGGCGAACCCCACCATCAATACGATATGGAAGATTGCGGGAGCGCTGCAGCTGCCGTATTCCGCGCTCTTGGAAACGCAGGAAAAGGCTACGGTTCAAATTCGGAAAAAGGAGATTTCCGCGCTTTCGGAGGACAAGTACCATATCTTTCACTATTATGCGAAGACCGCGGATCGAAACTTTGAGCTGTACCAGATGGAAGCAGAGCCGGGCTGCGAGCACACTTCCGTCGGGCATTCCACGAACAGCTTTGAGTATCTGATAGTGCTGAAGGGAGAGCTGATTCTGGAAACCGGAGGTGAGGAGTACTTCCTAAAGAAAGACGATGCCATCTGCTTTGATGGCTCCGTAGCCCATTCCTATAAGAATGTCGGCAAGAAGGACGCCAAGGCGGTGTTGTTGATTCATTACCGATAA
- a CDS encoding branched-chain amino acid transporter permease: MSLPEQIATIAICVFGTMLTRFLPFLIFSSKKPTPKTVQYLGKALPCAVFGLLVVYCLKHVSVFSGSHGIPEFIAISVTAALHLWKKQMLLSIAAGTVIYMLLLQLVF, from the coding sequence ATGAGCTTACCCGAACAAATTGCCACCATCGCCATCTGTGTTTTCGGCACGATGCTGACCAGGTTTCTGCCCTTCCTCATCTTTTCCTCCAAAAAGCCCACGCCGAAAACGGTTCAATATCTCGGCAAGGCTTTGCCTTGCGCGGTGTTCGGCCTTTTGGTGGTATACTGCCTAAAGCATGTCTCCGTTTTCTCCGGCTCTCACGGAATTCCGGAGTTCATCGCAATCTCGGTTACCGCCGCCCTGCACCTATGGAAAAAGCAAATGCTGCTCTCCATTGCCGCAGGCACGGTCATCTATATGCTCTTACTGCAGCTTGTTTTTTAG
- a CDS encoding alpha-amylase family glycosyl hydrolase produces the protein MWSTESVFYQIYPLGFCGAPKENDGVLVPRIRKVIEWIPHLKRLHADAVYFSPVFESDRHGYDTRDYTKIDCRLGSNADFAEVCKALKENGIHVVLDGVFNHVGRGFWAFQDVLQKREQSQYKDWFYIHFDGNSNYNDGFWYEGWEGHFELVKLNLDNPQVTDYLFSCIKAWIEEFQIDGLRLDVAYCLNPNFMRKLRAFCDSVKPDFFLLGEILFGDYKRIVNPEMLHSCTNYECYKGLYSSFNDLNLFEINYALNRQFGKESHAIYKGEHLLSFADNHDVTRVASILKEKRHLPPLYCLLFGMPGIPCIYYGSEWGILGEKGHGSDDALRPELASPEWNELTDAIASFAEIHKSHKALTHGDYKSIVLTNRQLVFEREFEGERIWIGLNAEDKAYHAHFNGADAGTATDLLRGEQVALSGGYQMPPFGYFIWKLS, from the coding sequence ATGTGGTCAACGGAGAGTGTGTTTTATCAGATTTATCCCCTTGGTTTTTGCGGCGCCCCGAAGGAGAACGATGGCGTGCTTGTGCCCCGAATTCGGAAGGTCATTGAGTGGATTCCGCATTTAAAGCGCTTGCATGCGGATGCGGTCTATTTTTCGCCGGTGTTTGAATCCGACCGCCACGGTTACGATACGCGGGATTATACGAAGATTGACTGCCGCCTCGGCAGCAATGCGGATTTTGCGGAAGTCTGCAAGGCACTCAAAGAGAACGGCATTCATGTGGTCTTGGACGGCGTCTTTAACCATGTGGGGCGCGGCTTCTGGGCTTTTCAAGATGTGCTTCAAAAGCGGGAGCAGTCTCAGTATAAGGATTGGTTTTACATCCACTTCGACGGAAATTCCAATTATAACGATGGCTTCTGGTATGAGGGTTGGGAAGGGCACTTTGAGCTGGTCAAGTTAAATCTCGATAATCCCCAGGTGACGGATTACCTTTTCTCCTGCATCAAAGCCTGGATTGAGGAATTTCAGATTGACGGCCTGCGCTTGGATGTGGCCTACTGTCTGAACCCGAACTTTATGCGGAAGCTCCGCGCGTTCTGCGATTCCGTGAAGCCGGACTTTTTCCTGCTCGGGGAGATTCTGTTCGGCGACTATAAGCGCATCGTGAATCCAGAGATGCTCCACAGCTGCACGAACTACGAGTGCTATAAGGGGCTGTACTCGAGCTTTAACGACCTGAACCTCTTTGAAATCAACTATGCGCTGAACCGTCAATTCGGAAAAGAAAGTCATGCCATCTATAAGGGGGAGCATCTGCTTAGCTTTGCGGACAATCACGATGTGACTCGCGTCGCGAGTATCCTAAAGGAAAAGCGGCATCTGCCGCCGCTCTACTGCCTGCTTTTCGGCATGCCGGGCATCCCCTGCATTTATTACGGCAGCGAGTGGGGCATTTTGGGTGAAAAGGGCCATGGCAGCGACGATGCCCTACGCCCGGAACTTGCTTCGCCCGAATGGAACGAGCTAACGGATGCCATCGCCTCCTTTGCGGAGATTCATAAGAGCCATAAGGCGCTCACGCACGGCGATTATAAGAGCATTGTGCTCACGAACCGTCAGCTGGTATTTGAGCGCGAATTTGAGGGAGAGCGAATTTGGATCGGTTTAAATGCCGAGGACAAAGCGTATCACGCACACTTTAACGGGGCGGATGCAGGCACGGCGACGGATCTTTTGCGCGGAGAGCAGGTAGCCTTAAGCGGCGGATATCAAATGCCGCCCTTTGGCTACTTCATCTGGAAGCTCAGCTAA
- a CDS encoding DUF819 family protein — MITNGFTYIAFLIFLAGMLLFLEKKTKAKIFNIVPPLVWIYVLNMVFCTMGLYNSEACANTYSALKNNILYAMIFVMLLRCDFKKLSKLGGRMVAIFLGCSLTLAIGFLIGYPIFKGTLGTDTWGAVAALYASWVGGSANMAAMQAALPVDAGAYSCALALDTVCYSVWIALLLLAVKYAGRWNASVKADTSTLQAIAESANAEVAKEKKAATSADWIFLIGLSLMVSALSQMVGKSCNAALAGVGLGMFDKGTLTTVFVSILGLICAGTSLGKLPAVEELSNVYLYVVVSLLASTASVSDLLSAPMWVVYGLFILVIHVLLMYLLSKVFHWDLCMVSTASLANIGGSASAPIVASAYDASYAGIGVLMGVLGAAIGNFCGLGMGALLRLFL, encoded by the coding sequence ATGATCACCAACGGGTTTACCTACATTGCGTTTCTTATTTTCCTTGCCGGGATGCTGCTGTTCCTGGAGAAAAAGACCAAGGCGAAGATTTTTAACATTGTGCCGCCGCTGGTCTGGATTTATGTGCTGAACATGGTCTTTTGCACCATGGGACTCTACAATTCCGAGGCCTGCGCAAATACCTATTCGGCGCTCAAAAACAACATTCTCTACGCCATGATTTTTGTCATGCTGCTTCGCTGCGACTTTAAGAAGCTCTCAAAGCTCGGCGGGCGCATGGTGGCAATCTTCCTCGGCTGCTCGCTGACCTTAGCAATCGGCTTCCTGATCGGCTACCCGATTTTTAAGGGGACGCTCGGCACGGATACCTGGGGCGCGGTTGCGGCGCTCTATGCTTCCTGGGTCGGCGGTTCTGCGAACATGGCGGCCATGCAGGCGGCGCTTCCGGTCGATGCCGGTGCGTACAGCTGCGCGCTTGCGCTGGATACCGTTTGCTACTCGGTCTGGATTGCGCTCCTCCTGCTCGCGGTGAAGTATGCGGGGCGCTGGAACGCTTCGGTCAAGGCAGACACTTCGACGCTGCAGGCCATTGCGGAGAGTGCGAATGCCGAGGTCGCAAAGGAGAAGAAGGCTGCGACCAGTGCGGATTGGATTTTCCTGATCGGACTTTCGCTCATGGTTTCGGCTCTCTCTCAGATGGTCGGAAAGAGCTGCAATGCGGCACTCGCGGGCGTGGGGCTCGGTATGTTTGACAAGGGTACCCTGACGACGGTCTTTGTCAGTATCCTGGGACTCATCTGTGCGGGCACTTCGCTCGGCAAGCTCCCGGCGGTCGAAGAGCTCTCGAATGTATACCTCTATGTGGTGGTCTCGCTGCTCGCATCGACCGCGTCGGTATCCGACCTGCTCTCGGCGCCCATGTGGGTGGTATACGGACTCTTCATCCTGGTCATCCACGTGCTTCTCATGTATCTGCTCTCGAAGGTCTTCCACTGGGACCTCTGCATGGTATCGACGGCATCGCTCGCAAACATCGGCGGTTCGGCCTCCGCACCCATTGTGGCATCCGCGTATGACGCTTCCTATGCCGGAATCGGCGTATTGATGGGCGTGCTTGGCGCGGCAATCGGAAACTTCTGCGGACTCGGCATGGGCGCTTTGCTGCGGCTATTCCTATAA
- a CDS encoding dipeptide epimerase, whose product MKITEIRLGSISVPLRVPFKTALRTVTSVEDIILEIHTDTGEVGYGEAPPTGAVTGHTTGAIVGALKDHIIPNLLGKDIDAFEDLMQLVQSCVHGNSSAKAAADMALWDLYGQLYKLPVYKLLGGARKQLVTDITISVNAPEEMARDAATAIARGYDCLKVKVGADPTLDVARLRAVREVAGADIRLRIDANQAWEPKQAVRILNEMQEQGLKLEFVEQPVKAHDIEGLKYVTEHSFVPVLADESVFSPRDAMRVLEQRAADLINIKLMKCGGIYNALKIAAAAEIYGVECMIGCMLEAKISVNAAVELACAKKVFTRIDLDGPVLCSEDPILGGARFEEKFITVSDEAGMGIRGVEGLRYLD is encoded by the coding sequence ATGAAAATCACGGAGATTCGGCTCGGAAGCATTTCGGTGCCGCTGCGGGTTCCGTTTAAGACAGCACTTCGCACGGTGACGAGTGTCGAGGATATCATCCTCGAGATTCACACCGACACGGGAGAGGTGGGCTACGGCGAGGCGCCGCCGACGGGCGCGGTGACCGGGCATACCACAGGTGCCATAGTCGGGGCGCTGAAGGATCACATCATCCCAAATCTCCTCGGCAAAGACATCGATGCCTTTGAAGATTTGATGCAGCTTGTTCAGTCCTGTGTACACGGAAACAGCAGTGCGAAGGCCGCTGCGGATATGGCACTCTGGGATCTCTACGGACAGCTTTATAAGCTTCCGGTCTACAAACTCCTCGGCGGCGCGCGAAAACAGCTGGTCACGGATATCACCATCAGTGTAAACGCGCCGGAGGAGATGGCGCGGGATGCCGCAACGGCGATTGCACGCGGCTATGATTGCCTGAAAGTAAAGGTCGGCGCAGACCCGACGCTCGATGTGGCACGGCTTCGGGCAGTGCGTGAGGTGGCGGGCGCAGACATCCGCCTCCGCATTGACGCAAATCAGGCCTGGGAGCCAAAGCAGGCGGTGCGCATCTTAAATGAGATGCAGGAGCAGGGACTAAAACTCGAATTTGTCGAGCAGCCGGTCAAGGCGCACGATATCGAGGGCCTCAAATACGTGACCGAGCATAGCTTTGTACCCGTACTGGCGGATGAGAGTGTATTCTCTCCGCGCGATGCGATGCGGGTACTGGAACAGCGGGCGGCGGATCTCATCAACATTAAACTTATGAAGTGCGGCGGTATCTATAATGCGCTGAAGATTGCGGCTGCGGCGGAGATTTACGGTGTGGAGTGCATGATCGGCTGCATGCTGGAGGCTAAGATTTCGGTGAATGCGGCGGTGGAGCTTGCCTGCGCAAAGAAAGTCTTTACCCGCATCGATTTGGACGGTCCGGTGCTCTGCAGTGAGGACCCGATACTGGGCGGTGCGCGTTTTGAAGAGAAGTTTATCACGGTTTCGGATGAGGCCGGCATGGGCATCCGCGGCGTGGAGGGCTTGCGTTACCTGGATTGA
- a CDS encoding DUF4357 domain-containing protein yields MASRYIIKYNDGAVEMTKPNSTILIYKIPYPNLKALNPGFVIPNLFIVYILFGKNARGKDVLYVGKSKNGLANRPTAHDDKYANWSDCYILTQFKERTFFNDGTIQYLEDVLNHRINELNLYHNTTLTTSSGTANTDDVENCDDYLAEVYKMLDILGLDLITNSEEAEAEKDVEESERGYRASDRAKIPDGIYHFARKVKRFGNTLLRGEMRVKSGTFILLKGSDVATETGIGLSSIIDEKRNRAKVEDGKLMEDIELTSPSACGEFIMGAACNGWTAWKTKSGEPIDCYRK; encoded by the coding sequence ATGGCGAGCAGATATATCATCAAGTACAACGACGGCGCGGTCGAGATGACGAAACCGAATAGCACGATTCTGATATATAAGATTCCGTACCCCAATCTAAAAGCCTTGAATCCGGGATTTGTGATACCGAATTTATTCATCGTGTACATTTTGTTTGGAAAAAACGCACGCGGAAAAGATGTGCTCTATGTGGGAAAGTCAAAAAACGGTCTTGCAAATCGCCCCACTGCGCATGACGATAAATATGCGAACTGGTCCGATTGCTATATTCTGACACAGTTTAAGGAGCGCACATTTTTTAATGACGGTACCATTCAGTATTTGGAAGACGTCTTAAATCACAGAATCAACGAGCTGAATTTGTACCACAATACGACGCTTACGACAAGCTCCGGTACGGCAAACACAGATGATGTGGAGAACTGTGATGATTACCTTGCCGAGGTCTATAAGATGTTGGATATTCTGGGGCTTGATTTGATTACCAACTCCGAAGAAGCCGAGGCAGAAAAGGACGTTGAAGAGTCTGAACGCGGTTATCGGGCAAGCGATCGGGCAAAAATACCGGATGGGATCTATCATTTTGCAAGGAAAGTTAAAAGGTTCGGAAACACCTTGTTGCGAGGCGAAATGCGGGTAAAGAGCGGTACATTTATTCTTTTAAAGGGAAGTGATGTTGCGACAGAAACAGGAATCGGACTGTCGTCGATTATCGATGAAAAAAGGAACCGAGCCAAGGTGGAAGATGGAAAACTGATGGAAGATATTGAACTGACATCTCCCTCTGCCTGTGGTGAATTTATCATGGGAGCAGCTTGCAATGGTTGGACTGCCTGGAAAACAAAATCCGGGGAACCGATTGATTGTTATCGCAAGTGA
- a CDS encoding DUF6630 family protein, with product MRDRSFNSWMQRVLFQNYEDWHMKEPNYNRNGFHIIGIDNTLKAMQDGYIPYMELTPPQAIQGCTRMKVTVNKKKDCVDLHLDVDGRFYMIPELAYPEAVQILRNFVRSLKLPEASRYIEVQRVDGKAIQADFRELALLLLGDSERTKRFLKKHKPDSLEAAEDARNALYEEMLEQRRAVELEWKCDKESFIMLVGKLCKGYQLVIREDGLHDAPGDIEGWCRELSAQWSDYCLAELDMFSETHGVFLIKKEHCDEAVRLAEKLLLTVRIYGNGEEARNV from the coding sequence ATGAGGGACAGGAGTTTTAACAGCTGGATGCAGCGGGTTCTCTTTCAAAACTACGAAGACTGGCATATGAAGGAGCCGAACTATAACCGGAACGGCTTTCATATAATCGGAATCGATAACACGCTGAAAGCGATGCAGGACGGATACATTCCGTACATGGAACTGACCCCGCCGCAGGCAATTCAGGGTTGCACGCGGATGAAGGTGACTGTCAACAAGAAAAAGGACTGTGTCGACTTACATCTGGATGTGGATGGCAGATTCTATATGATTCCGGAACTCGCTTATCCGGAGGCGGTGCAGATTCTGCGGAACTTTGTGAGAAGCTTAAAGCTTCCGGAAGCAAGCAGATATATCGAGGTGCAGCGTGTGGACGGCAAGGCGATTCAGGCGGATTTTCGAGAACTCGCGCTGCTTTTGCTCGGTGACAGCGAGCGAACCAAGCGCTTTTTAAAAAAGCATAAGCCCGACAGCCTCGAAGCTGCGGAAGATGCGCGGAATGCGCTCTACGAGGAGATGTTGGAGCAAAGAAGAGCGGTCGAACTTGAGTGGAAGTGTGATAAGGAAAGCTTCATCATGTTGGTCGGAAAGCTCTGCAAAGGGTATCAGTTGGTAATCCGAGAAGACGGTTTGCACGATGCGCCCGGCGACATAGAAGGCTGGTGCCGGGAACTGAGTGCACAGTGGAGCGATTACTGCCTCGCGGAGCTCGATATGTTCAGCGAGACGCATGGCGTATTTCTGATTAAAAAGGAACACTGTGATGAGGCGGTACGGCTGGCGGAGAAACTGTTACTGACCGTCAGGATATACGGAAACGGGGAGGAAGCACGAAATGTTTGA
- a CDS encoding PepSY domain-containing protein, whose protein sequence is MRILIAEDERSLNEIIAKKLTSDGYSVDCCYEDDDGRGVYEIEFYVGNTEYDYEIDAHSGAMREASAEND, encoded by the coding sequence GTGAGAATCCTGATTGCGGAAGATGAACGCAGCCTGAACGAGATCATTGCGAAAAAGCTCACATCGGACGGGTACAGTGTGGACTGCTGCTATGAAGACGATGACGGCAGAGGCGTGTACGAGATTGAGTTCTATGTGGGCAACACCGAGTATGACTACGAGATCGATGCACACTCCGGCGCGATGCGGGAGGCAAGTGCGGAGAATGATTGA
- a CDS encoding SseB family protein yields MFDSLKNFFGGKKQPDGSEAQQPESQPENALKKAPLRFTLMAERVLPDAGEGFYAEGELFGEAAVGERVTVLHRDGNISHPVLEEMQGSGANTKLFFSGKEGLSLDWTYALITNIPYQIEVDVNRPIENPYLLGLTRVVFRFQQEWDFLNLFFRELVRSHYLLGVLTDGSLPEGSGTVTLKKGMQFGIARVTLDEGEKALPVYTDWDAIRRMEAQGANGWKRETIVLHFPQIIGMLRENEGFVINPYGPQLFYVSPDIIRSIKNSPGYQSEFGEAKMQSKTIERDSKMMLGYPAENEEITALKSALIAYAKSRREIAMLDLLLKSDGDGTQSYLIILDVPEENCRAYFREIYDACRHLLRRVCYVDFVTLRRAGFADGVRTEPPLYVREKEG; encoded by the coding sequence ATGTTTGATTCACTGAAGAATTTCTTTGGCGGCAAAAAGCAGCCGGACGGATCGGAAGCGCAGCAGCCGGAATCGCAGCCGGAAAATGCACTGAAAAAAGCGCCTTTGCGCTTTACGTTGATGGCGGAGCGAGTTTTGCCGGACGCCGGGGAAGGCTTTTACGCCGAGGGTGAGCTCTTCGGCGAGGCCGCGGTCGGTGAGCGGGTCACGGTATTACACCGCGACGGCAACATCTCCCACCCGGTCTTAGAGGAGATGCAGGGGAGCGGTGCAAACACGAAGCTATTCTTTTCGGGAAAAGAGGGCTTGTCCCTCGATTGGACCTATGCCCTGATTACGAACATTCCCTATCAGATTGAGGTCGATGTGAACCGGCCGATTGAAAATCCCTATCTTCTTGGGCTCACGCGGGTCGTGTTTCGCTTTCAGCAGGAGTGGGACTTTCTGAATCTCTTTTTCCGGGAGCTGGTACGGAGCCACTACCTGCTCGGGGTGCTCACGGACGGAAGCCTGCCCGAGGGGAGCGGCACGGTGACGCTGAAAAAGGGCATGCAGTTCGGAATCGCCCGCGTCACTCTGGATGAGGGGGAGAAAGCCCTGCCGGTCTATACGGATTGGGACGCCATACGACGGATGGAAGCGCAGGGCGCAAACGGCTGGAAGCGGGAGACCATCGTGCTCCACTTTCCGCAGATTATCGGGATGCTCCGGGAAAACGAGGGCTTTGTGATCAACCCCTACGGACCGCAACTATTCTACGTTTCGCCCGACATCATCCGCAGCATCAAAAATTCCCCCGGTTATCAGAGTGAGTTCGGGGAGGCCAAGATGCAGAGCAAAACCATCGAGCGGGATAGCAAGATGATGCTCGGCTACCCGGCGGAAAACGAAGAGATAACTGCCCTTAAAAGCGCGCTGATTGCCTACGCAAAGTCGCGGCGGGAAATTGCCATGCTGGATCTGCTCCTAAAGAGCGACGGGGACGGAACCCAGTCCTATCTCATCATCCTGGATGTGCCGGAGGAGAACTGCCGCGCGTATTTCCGGGAGATTTACGATGCCTGCCGCCATCTTCTGCGCCGCGTCTGCTATGTGGATTTTGTGACGCTCAGACGGGCGGGCTTCGCGGACGGCGTGCGGACAGAGCCGCCGCTCTATGTCCGAGAGAAGGAAGGCTGA